In one Acomys russatus chromosome X, mAcoRus1.1, whole genome shotgun sequence genomic region, the following are encoded:
- the Srpx2 gene encoding sushi repeat-containing protein SRPX2, whose protein sequence is MAGQLTQRGAFSLLLFLTPAVMPTWYAGSGNYPDESYNEVYAEEVPATRALDYGVPRWCYTLNIQDGEATCYSPRGGNYHSSLGTRCELSCDRGFRLIGRRSVQCLPNRRWSGTAYCRQMRCHVLQFITSGTYTCTNGVLLDSRCDYSCSSGYHLEGDRSRVCMENGQWSGGEPVCVDIDPPKIRCPHSREKMAEPEKLTARVHWDPPLVKDSADGTITRVTLRGPEPGSHFPEGEHVIRYTAYDRAYNRASCKFIVKVQVRRCPILKPPQHGYLTCTSAGNNYGATCEYHCDGGYDRQGTPSRVCQSSRQWSGPAPICTPMKINVNVNSAAGLLDQFYERQRLLIVSAPDPSNRYYKMQISMLQQSTCGLDLRHVTIIELVGQPPQEVGRIREQQLSAGIIEELRQFQRLTRSYFNMVLIDKQGIDRERYMEPVTPEEIFTFIDDYLLSNQELAQRQEQRDVCE, encoded by the exons ATGGCTGGTCAACTGACTCAAAGAGGTGCTTTCTCACTGCTGCTCTTCCTAACACCAGCAGTGATGCCAACATGGTATGCAG GCTCAGGCAACTATCCAGATGAAAGCTATAATGAAGTATATGCAGAAGAGGTCCCGGCTACCCGTGCTCTGGACTACGGAg TCCCCCGATGGTGTTATACACTGAATATCCAGGATGGAGAAGCCACATGCTACTCACCAAGAGGAGGAAATTATCACAGCAGCCTAGGCACACGTTGTGAGCTCTCCTGTGACAGAGGCTTCCGATTGATTGGACGGAGGTCGGTGCAGTGCTTGCCAAACCGGCGTTGGTCTGGAACTGCTTACTGCAGGC AGATGAGATGCCATGTCCTGCAATTCATCACTAGCGGCACCTACACCTGCACAAATGGGGTGCTGCTTGATTCCCGCTGTGACTATAGCTGTTCTAGTGGCTACCACCTAGAAGGCGATCGCAGCCGTGTCTGCATGGAAAATGGGCAGTGGAGTGGAGGCGAGCCTGTATGTGTAG ACATAGATCCACCCAAGATTCGTTGTCCTCACTCACGTGAGAAGATGGCAGAGCCAGAGAAACTAACTGCTCGAGTACACTGGGACCCACCCTTAGTGAAAGATTCTGCTGATGGTACCATCACCAG GGTGACACTTCGGGGCCCAGAGCCTGGTTCTCACTTCCCTGAAGGAGAGCATGTGATTCGCTATACTGCCTATGACCGAGCCTACAACCGGGCCAGCTGCAAGTTCATTGTAAAAGTACAAG TGAGACGCTGTCCCATTCTGAAACCACCACAGCATGGCTACCTCACCTGCACCTCAGCGGGGAACAACTACGGTGCCACCTGTGAATACCACTGTGATGGTGGTTATGACCGCCAGGGCACCCCATCCCGAGTCTGCCAGTCAAGTCGACAGTGGTCAGGACCAGCACCTATCTGTACTC CTATGAAGATTAATGTCAATGTCAACTCAGCCGCTGGCCTCCTGGATCAGTTCTATGAAAGACAGCGACTCCTCATAGTCTCAGCTCCTGATCCCTCCAATCGATACTACAAAATGCAGATCTCTATGCTGCAG caatccacctgtggGCTGGACCTGCGGCATGTGACCATTATTGAGCTGGTGGGGCAGCCACCTCAGGAGGTGGGCCGAATCCGGGAGCAACAACTATCAGCCGGCATCATTGAGGAGCTCAG GCAATTCCAGCGCCTCACTCGTTCCTACTTCAACATGGTGTTAATTGACAAGCAGGGTATTGACCGGGAACGCTACATGGAACCTGTCACCCCTGAGGAAATCTTCACATTCATCGATGACTACCTGCTGAGCAACCAGGAACTGGCACAGCGACAGGAGCAAAGGGATGTTTGCGAGTGA